From the Papaver somniferum cultivar HN1 chromosome 2, ASM357369v1, whole genome shotgun sequence genome, the window GGGACGAATCATAactttttgttgtttgtttttggtGAAGGCAAACATTTTACAGGGTTTATAAGAGGAAATCATCAGAAGGGTTTCAATCACTGCCGTATGTAGTAGCACTGTTTAGTGCCATGTTATGGATGTATTATGGTTTGCTAAAGAGTGAAAAATCCCTGCTAATTCCTATCAATGCTGTTGGATGCACCATCGAATCTCTCTACATCATTATCTACTTGGTTTATGCTCCTCAACCAGCAAGAGTGAGTATCTGTCAAGtgcatatatattaatttggttTATATTCAAGAAGTGAACTGGTTCTAAGACAACTCTGTTTCCCCTTGCAGTTTTCTACAGTAAAGATGTTGCTCATGGTGAACGTAATATCATTTGGAACAATCTTACTTTCTACATACTACTTGATTCACAAGGCATCGGTGCGATTAACAGCTCTTGGTTGGATTTGCTCTGTATTTTCAGTCTGCGTATTCGCTGCTCCTCTCATGATTATGGTATAAACTATAATTACAGAAAATATTGACATGCAGTTTACAGCCCTGTCAGATTAAAAATTTTCACAAGCTCAAATGGTTTTTGCTGATTAGTTTTGTTTGGGTTTTGCAGAGAAAAGTGATAAGGACAAAGAGTGTCGAATTTTTGCCATTTCCCTTATCTTGCTGTCTCACACTATGTGCCGTGATGTGGTTCTTTTATGGTCTGTTGGTGAAGGATTACTACATTGCAGTAAGTAACAACTAAAAACCACCAATTGCCTTTGTATTAAGAAATAATTTATACGCTCTTAATTACTAATATAatgattttggtttgattttcagTTGCCAAACGTATTAGGGTTCATCTTCGGGATTGCTCAGATGTTGCTATACGTAATCTACAGAAATGCAAAGAAAGATGTCGTACCAGTACCAGAAGTAGCCCTAAACGTCGTCGATTTAACCAAACTCGAGACGGACATggataaaaacaaaaaagaaactgGAGCGCCCGACACTCACCAGATCATAATTTGCGACGGCGTCGACCCTGCAGTAGTGATCGTCAGGCCAACTGAAACCATTGTGTGATTCTCTTCAAGGCGTACATAAAAATCCAGATCATAGGCCAACGGAGATTCGAATGAGCATATATTATAGTTTCGGCTTAGTTATTATTATTGCTATTTCTTCACTATCTATTTCTCTTAGGGACTTGATATCATTAAACCTCTATCCATCCATATTGTCTTCATCATTATTCCATCTTTATCGAGATGATAATAAGAAGAAATCTTGTATTAGTGagaaaaagaaatagaattaTTTGGTTTGGTCCTAAATCTTGCGCCTAATTATATGTTATGTTTCTTCTGGTTTTACATTAATCATGATCAAGTTAGCGAGATTTTCACTTGAACACATTGCCCTGTTTAAAACTACACAACAGATATCTGTTTGAATTGTAGCCTGCAAAAGTTCATTAGTGATTGCGCGGTCCAAATTCATATCCCAACAGTTTAAACCCTGAAAATTTTGGAAGAGAACAAGAGAAATCCTCTGAAAACGGCCGGGCCAGCGGACATTCTGTCCTAAGTAGCTAGAACTGAGAAATTAAGCAGAGAATGGAATAACCgctaaaaagaaaaggaaagaaatccTTCTGAAAGATTGGACCACTAGCTGGACTGTAAACTATGGCTGCCAATAGTGTTTTCGTACGAGAATCGTACGAGAAATAGGTCCATTCAGTGGAAATTGTCTGTCACACCCTTAAAAATGATGCTGCAATTTTCTCGAGTGCTAACTGGCACAATGTGGTTCTTCACTAGTGTGTGCACCATAAAGTTTAGCCTCGTACACTGTTAGAGTATAACGTAGGTTATCATACAGAGAAAGACCACACAACCGTGCGGTCGATAAACGGGCAACACCTACTAGGAAATAGGACCAAGTCATTTACAAGATTATGTAATCTAGTAAATCCTGTTTACTAGCTAGATAAGCTTTAGTTTACATGATAATTTGTTATTCTAGGTTTACTGTTTAAACTATATTCTTATTAATAGGAATCATTTACCTGGCATTTCTATGGGCGGTCcggaaagaattaggggcgactttttttATTCCCAACTCATAGACAAGGTTATAGGATGTCCTAAATATTAGTAAAATACCTTAATGCCCtttaataatcggaagtaaaataATTGTTTTTAGAATCCGATTATTGGtaatataatcggtagttaaaaaAAACACATAGACTACCGATTGATATGAATTTGTGCTAAATGCGTATTTGGGGCTATTATTAACCAGAAGTTAACGATAAATTCATTTGCTATCGATTATAGGATACTccaatattcaaaaataaaaaggatttttgcaaaatctcattttggggcaactctatattcggcagttatatgaactattttgACTATCGAATATGGTTGGATATTGGCAAAGAGAgtcactgtataatcggaagtcaagataacttcatttactaccgattataagctcaaccaaattcaaaaaatagagggttttcgcaaaatctcattttgggacaACTCTATATtgggtagttatatgaactattttgACTACCGAATATGGTTGGATATTTGCaagtataatcggaagtcagaataacttcatttactaccgattatagggtcaaccaaaattcaaaaagtagaggattttggcaaaatctcattttgggctactctatattcggtagttatatgaactatcttgactaccgattacGGTAGGATTTCGGCAAAGAGGtctactgtataatcggaagtaaggataacttcatttactaccgattataggcgcaaccaaaattcaaaaaatagagaatatttgcaaaatctcattttggggctactctgtATTcgttaccgattatggtagcatttTTTCCAAAGATCTACTTTAATCGGGGgtcaagataactttatttactaccgattataggataatcaaaattcaaaagataggggattttatttttgggatactttatattcggaagttaTATAAACTAAATTGACTCTCGATTGTGGATTAACTTCCCGATTGTaaagttatctaccgattgtgatggGTAGTTTGGCCATTAAAAAAAACGTGAGATAAGGGATGACTACATTTTACGTTTCGGTGACATTTTTTTGTCTTATgcgtcgcccctaaaaatgctaggatcATTTATGTAAATGGAGATTATTCCAATATCTTATGTAatttttgatagacacatttttgtgtccgatttgtctcgattctatatattgttagggctcatttttgtacttattatggtgttttatttatttgtaagtatttttggccaataaacatttttggagaaaattggctcgaaaagttgtcggaaagcacccggaggacatttgttattcggactctcactttggataaggggtaacctaattactaagggcatcccatttccagacagttgctaatcgcacttgtaccctggataaggggaaaacatcttcaacatttcaaaaaccaggtttttggcggcaaaataggtgcagtgaagaacagttttggcaatcgtgatttggaggagtttgaggtcgattaaacctctgattttcataggataaactccttatgggtctagaaatctgatatgggtgtttaaatcgattagactgggctcaatcgagggatttttctcacaacagaaaatatgaaaagtcacgtgtgtgacctgttttagggaattttagagagattaaagcgctgtaaaccttaccaaagatttgtatctatctaaggaacaataaaaaggaaagctcagaaacgcgtagaaattctaaaacaagaaattgtcgcaacttggccgtgaagagaaggaaagagatttgggagagatttaatcggtatttttgatataaatagatgtcttgggtcatatagaagaggtgtggagagtttgggaacctaaggagagccagagaagaataaATCAGAGcgttaccaaactctgtttctgctgctgctgctgctgaagaagaagaacgcgaagaacattgacgcacggaaaacagtcgcagaacagtgtcgctgtttaacaact encodes:
- the LOC113354369 gene encoding bidirectional sugar transporter SWEET14-like, with translation MAAPSLVVFVFGILGNIVSFLVYLAPLQTFYRVYKRKSSEGFQSLPYVVALFSAMLWMYYGLLKSEKSLLIPINAVGCTIESLYIIIYLVYAPQPARFSTVKMLLMVNVISFGTILLSTYYLIHKASVRLTALGWICSVFSVCVFAAPLMIMRKVIRTKSVEFLPFPLSCCLTLCAVMWFFYGLLVKDYYIALPNVLGFIFGIAQMLLYVIYRNAKKDVVPVPEVALNVVDLTKLETDMDKNKKETGAPDTHQIIICDGVDPAVVIVRPTETIV